In a single window of the Vicia villosa cultivar HV-30 ecotype Madison, WI unplaced genomic scaffold, Vvil1.0 ctg.004426F_1_1, whole genome shotgun sequence genome:
- the LOC131642055 gene encoding probable inactive purple acid phosphatase 1 — MADMEKKLLMLFFSLVIILSIFKQAVSDLHQPLSKVAIHNTVFALDLDAFIKATPNVLGFKGQNTEWVTLKYSNPNPAIDDWIGVFSPGNFSASTCPAENRLVSPPFLCSAPIKFQYANFSSPSYKNTGKGSLKLQLINQRFDFSFALFTGGLTNPKLIAVSNKVSFINPNAPVYPRLAQGKAWDEITVTWTSGYGISDADPFVEWGPKEGKLVQSPAGTLTFDRNTMCGAPARTVGWRDPGYIHTSFLKELWPNKEYTYKLGHRLVNGTTVWSQEYQFKSSPYPGQNSVQRVVIFGDMGKAEADGSNEYNNFQPGSLNTTNQIIQDLKDIDLVFHIGDLCYANGYLSQWDQFTAQIEPIASKVPYMTASGNHERDWPGSGSFYGTLDSGGECGVLAQNMFYVPAENREKFWYSVDYGMFRFCIAHTELDWRKGTEQYEFIEKCLASVDRQKQPWLIFLAHRVLGYSSADFYVAEGSFEEPMGREDLQILWQKYKVDIAMYGHVHNYERTCPIYQNICTDKEKHDYKGSLNGTIHVVVGGGGAALADFAPINTKWSIFKDHDFGFVKLTAFDHSNLLLEYKKSSDGQVYDSFKISRDYRDILACTVDSCQSTTLAS; from the exons ATGGCCGATATGGAGAAGAAATTACTCATGCTGTTTTTCTCTTTGGTTATTATTCTTTCAATCTTTAAGCAAGCTGTGTCTGATTTGCATCAACCACTCTCAAAAGTTGCAATTCATAATACTGTGTTTGCTCTTGATCTAGATGCTTTTATTAAAGCTACTCCTAATGTACTTGGTTTCAAG GGACAAAATACTGAATGGGTTACCCTGAAATATAGTAATCCAAATCCAGCGATAGATGATTGGATTGGAGTCTTCTCTCCTGGAAACTTCAG TGCTTCTACTTGCCCCGCAGAAAACAGACTAGTCAGCCCTCCATTCTTGTGTTCTGCGCCTATCAAG TTTCAGTACGCCAATTTCTCCAGTCCCAGTTACAAGAACACGGGGAAAGGTTCCTTGAAACTTCAGTTGATTAATCAGCGATTTGATTTCTCATTTGCTCTCTTCACTGGTGGATTAACAAAT CCAAAGCTCATTGCAGTGTCAAATAAAGTATCTTTCATCAATCCAAATGCTCCAGTATATCCTAGATTAGCACAAGGGAAAGCATGGGATGAA ATTACTGTAACATGGACCAGTGGATATGGGATCAGCGACGCTGATCCTTTTGTTGAATGGGGCCCAAAAGAAGGGAAACTTGTGCAATCTCCTGCTGGGACACTGACTTTTGATCGCAACACCATGTGTG GTGCACCAGCAAGGACTGTTGGGTGGCGTGACCCAGGATACATACACACTAGTTTCCTGAAGGAGCTGTGGCCTAACAAAGa GTACACATACAAGCTGGGGCATAGATTAGTTAATGGCACAACAGTTTGGAGTCAAGAATACCAGTTTAAATCATCTCCTTATCCTGGTCAAAATTCCGTACAACGTGTGGTCATATTCGGTGATATGGGAAAG GCAGAAGCTGATGGCTCCAATGAGTATAACAATTTCCAGCCCGGTTCACTCAATACCACAAATCAGATTATTCAAGACTTGAAGGACATAGATTTAGTCTTCCACATTGGTGATTTATGCTATGCTAATGGATACCTTTCACAATGGGACCAATTTACTGCACAGATAGAGCCAATTGCATCAAAAGTTCCTTATATGACTGCAAG TGGCAATCACGAACGTGACTGGCCAGGAAGTGGATCATTTTATGGGACCTTGGATTCAGGTGGTGAATGTGGCGTGCTTGCTCAAAACATGTTTTACGTTCCTGCTGAGAACCGGGAAAAATTCTG GTACTCTGTTGACTATGGCATGTTTAGATTCTGCATAGCTCACACGGAACTTGATTGGAGAAAAGGAACAGAACAGTACGAGTTCATTGAAAAATGCCTAGCATCCGTTGACAGACAGAAACAGCCATGGTTAATATTCCTTGCACATAGGGTACTTGGTTATTCTTCTGCGGATTTCTATGTTGCAGAAGGCTCGTTTGAAGAACCAATGGGAAGGGAAGACCTTCAAATTCTATGGCAAAAGTATAAAGTCGACATAGCCATGTATGGACATGTCCATAACTACGAAAGAACATGCCCAATCTATCAG AATATATGCACAGATAAAGAGAAGCACGATTACAAGGGCTCTTTGAACGGGACTATACATGTAGTGGTTGGTGGAGGAGGTGCAGCCTTAGCTGACTTTGCCCCCATAAACACCAAATGGAGTATCTTTAAAGACCATGACTTTGGATTTGTGAAACTCACAGCATTTGACCATTCAAATTTGTTGTTAGAGTACAAGAAGAGTAGTGATGGACAAGTTTATGACTCTTTTAAGATATCAAGGGATTATAGGGACATCTTGGCTTGCACTGTTGATAGTTGCCAAAGTACAACATTAGCATCTTGA